The Danaus plexippus chromosome 17, MEX_DaPlex, whole genome shotgun sequence genome contains the following window.
gTTGTATGACTTACAGACCACTGGTCAGGAAAGTATCGGAAATCTGGACAAGTTAAGGTACGCGAACGGCAGCATCTCCACCGCGGAGCTGCGCCTGCGCATGCAGAAATGTATGCAGAAGAACGCCGCCGTGTTCAGACAGAAGAGCACACTAGAAGAAGGTGggcatataataataacttttattaactgttcctttatttttacatttaaaaaaatccattcTTAGActgtaaatatcaaataactaGTATGACAACCTCCTGGCGACGCAATCTTGACATTGAcgaaaatattcctataaataataatgaatttatcttaatttctaGGTCAACGCCAGATCCACGAGGTGTACAAGCAGATGGCGGACGTGAAGGTGTCAGATCGCTCACTGATCTGGAACAGCGACCTGGTGGAGACCCTGGAGCTGCAGAACCTGCTCATCAACGCGGTCCAGATCGTGGAGGGCGCGCTGGCCAGGGAGGAGTCCCGCGGAGCGCACGCCCGGGAGGACTTCAAGACCAGGAGGGACGAGTACGACTACTCCAAGCCACTCGAGGGACAGGTCGGTAACCGTTTACTATATAAGGCtttagtatatatacatacactacatactacataatatttagataaatataaggTATAAGGCGACCGATCCTTGTACAGAGACATACCTAAACTTTGATAATCTGTTAATGagaattaactttataaaaatggcGCCACCCTGATATTTTTTCCTTCCGATTCACCAACATGCTTAATGTAACCGTTCTTACGAGAGCGTAAAATTCTAACCTTCTtgcttaaattttcttttgtaaattaGTAATTTTACCATCAGTTGGGCCTcctaataaatagaaaaagacaaagtataaaaaagtgaaaagATTCACATCAGGACGATGTAGTATTATTgattatgtttgtataaaagctatttttatttcataatatatttttataattgttatatatagcACTACTCATTaccaatgtttttaaaacattttttttttttttcacattaaaaggtgtaaaaaaaattcgtgcttacaattaataaattataatttacagacAAAATTGCCGTTCGAGAAGCACTGGCGCAAGCATACATTGTCGGAGACCAACGCGGCCACCGGCGAGACCAAACTCAGCTACAGACCGGTCATAGACCACACGCTAGACCAGGCCGAGTGCCAGACCGTGCCGCCCGTCATACGCACATACTAGACTTACACGATcacgtaataaatatactacatAGCAAATATAACACGGAAAAAATACAACAAGGACTGCGAAGATTGAATCAACATATGAATTAATCACTATACCATCATGTTATGGTAATACAGAATCGATACTCGCAAGGTGTTGCCAGTCCTCGCAACGTTAAATACAACTGTACTGATTCATTATTACAGCAGCTTCacttactattaatatatacatttcctATACAGACTGAGCAGCTAGCAGTATTCCTGGAGCGCACATCTCAGAccgtttcatataatttatttaattatttatttttcgttaGTTTTAAGAGTATCGATCATtactatgatatattttattatgtaacgtTGTCCGCTTCATTTGATCTTAAAACAGACTTGCCAACGTAAAATGAACCCCCTGTATGCGCGGGTTAGATTATATCACAGTTTATATAGAATGTTCAACAGCATGAGGTACTTAACGGATTTAAAAGGAGTGCTCTAAACTTATATGGAATTGTTTAAAAGGTAAAGTGACCTCTACCTCTCAGATACTATCGCAGCCGCTGAAATCATTGGAATCACCGAGCAACACTACAATGTTCAGTGCAGTATTAAGCGaaattatgttcaataaaTTGTACAATTTTTGTGTAGAccttaagttataaatacatacctctgtaaatctttgttttatttgtcctTACTAATTATATCATTGCTACTCGCTATTTAGATTATCCATATTTTCACATCTCAGCCCAGAACgagtttttctattaaattttgttatgaaattcAGATAAACTCTAGTTAGTTTTTGGCAGGCTTAGGAACTAATATCATCTGCTCGTATAAAATACCTACATAGTTGaggaaatcaaaataaaaaatatttaaagccccgttggtttatataatttaaaacttaatttcatgGTATTGTGATACTTTATCTTCAAACCTGTACAGTATAAAGGCCGCATGACTTTCGATTAttccttttataaaaacaaagtcgAAAATACctgtaattttacataaacttaCCAGTCATTACACAGAGGACAGTTAAGGTATATCTATACAAGGGTTAAGGCATACCATTTCAAAATGCATAACGTagataatgtaaattttattatataatgtaattttttaagtttactcACTCTTGACAGTGATTAATGTTTAGACAAGACAAACTCACTAGAAGACCTTCAGTTCGTTATAATTTTAGCTCATCCAATATGATTAGAATACATCTctcatataaattcatatggAAAGAGCACGACTAGAAAAGACGAAAGTCTAGTCTCTAAAATGTCTGCAAACCATAACTACAagcaaataaaagtttaagcAAGTTGTTGCTAAATAATGAAGttctatttttcataaagattatattgaacaaaacattttaagataaaaaaaagatttttttgcaaaattatcacttttataacaatttacttaatccaaaaaaattacatactttctgtccacataattttttttaaataatccgtTTTGTGACACAAAAacagtttaattatttgtttgtcatgTCTGGAACAAACAGCTGTCGtaaataataacgaaataacACACAAAAATTTCGAAACTGGTTTTGCTATTCacgaaaatcttaattttgtagctttttttttgttttcttcgcGTGTCATTAGTTCACGCACTAACACTTGGcgtaaatcttattaaatttggTAATAGGAGAAAAATACCtagtaataattgtataacaatgaaagcattttttaattcaataaatcaaTGTGTCAGCCGTGTTTCGGTTaatgttaagatatttttatctaagaATGAGCCTTGATCTATTATTCACAAACAACAAAATACACAACGTTTCGgagcaattaattaaaaagaaattgtctTTAATACCCAAGAAGGGCAAAAATTCTGTTTtggtataacaaaattaaaaacttaataagagGATGAACAAaagtaatctttttttaattaggcCATTGCGCCTCGTACCCGTTATCTTATGTATCTAGATCTTGACCCCATGTATTGATAGTACAAATACAAACCaaacaaagtacatttaatttttgataagaATCAGGAAGCAATACAACTATTCCGGGCAAGTTCTCTAgacatggaaataaaaataagacagTCGTAAATGTAACATCAACTACCATAAAGATATTgtgaatgtaatttatttgttagtgTAATGGctgatataattacatttaaatcacCAAGTCAAGTACTTAATTGTTATACctacattttatgtaaagtAATTTTCGTCAGGACAATAACTCTAAACGTATTTAGCATAATTAAAACCACTAAATTAtatcatgatattttttaaaccttcAATACCTACCttcaatacataaaattgaatttaagtgATGATTAAagctatgtatatttaaaagttaaccCAGGTACATGATAGAAGACtacaatcaaaaatatttttgtataaatttgcTATCAgtggaaaaatacatttaaaatgtaaggggtcatcaacatattttaagtagttttttttattgcttgtttttattttgctttcacgtgtgtttaagatttaaagttacactataatttttatttaagatcaaGGTACCTTTAGAGAAAATATTGTAGTTTAGCGTTAACATATGTCAATATTTATCTACAATGAATTATTGTATCGCCACCGCCATCACTTATCACctttctttttattctatCTGATATTGCGTTCCGTATTCACACATAGAGCAAAGACTATGTGCCGATGATTTGCTCTTAGTTATTTTACATCAATATACACGAATGAAATGTCACAGTTGGGTTTTGTCTAAATACACAAATCTTTCATTtaacagaatttattttgacTTTTCCATAATTATGGAGACAAtataattgacaaaaaaaattactcattGAATTATTTCTACCGACCTCAaatgaaaatagattttaccTCGTGTCAATCAATATTTACCTCCTTGATACTTCTTcgtttattaagttttttgtcAGATTGTGTTTGTCTTATTTtagatatgatataatatttatatattttttttttttttgtgaatattggataatttttttatttggcatAACAGAAACCTCTTAGGCCTCCTCCTCATGTTCCTTCGAAATCTATCAGAAATCGACTATTTAAAGGTATAATCAATGGTTTCGAAGGTAATTGAAACTACAGACTTTTATTgaggttataaaatataacataagtaTATACCTATACCTACGTAAGTGTTAAATGAAGTATTTTATCGGATTAAAGAATTGACTGCAGTTCTTCGGAATTATCTTTCTCTTTAGGATGACATTTGAATTGGTCTGGATTGCTATTTAacctcattattttatttttttttttttttaaaacaactaaaaacttttttactataagattttacaaaagttttatgaaaactgAGGTAGTTAATATTTCTGGACAACGATTCATGTAGAAATGAAACATCGTATAAAATGATGAAggacatattatgtattttaaaaatatatttgtaagtatgaaaattgaaaactttaaaatgtttacacaAATGTTAAATCTTCTTTACAGCTATGtccatcaaataatttaaggaGCAAAACTGGATGATAAATGTATTCTCTCTATCTCTCTAGATCTATACAATCAGGATcttagtttttttctttacacttTCATTTCGTCTTCCCATTAGTATACCTAAGTgcaaataatacatatgttgaaatgtataattatatgtgaATATGACCAAAATGTCGCGcgtcaaattttaaaataggttCAAATATAGCAATCATGTTGGAAAagcactttatttttatatagatattaaagaAACAGCACATATACACGCTAATACAAACTATTTTACCTACTAAATCCTTGATAACTcgtatttcttaatttcaattgtctatataattatgtgtCTATAGTAACAAAGCTACCCAATCTGTAAATGTACAATTGTCACTATCTTAAATGACCTGTTACACTTCTAGACGGCGATAAGAGGGGTCAGTATTTCGCAGCCATTTTGATCAGTGGCATCTCTGACTGCGACTGTCTCACTCGCCCGTCTGCCTCTGCTCCCGAAGCCTCAActtttgttttcattcaacctacatttttaagatttcatggTGCTGTCTTACGATTTCAACCTTTTCTCTCCGACTTGTCGTTACCCGAGCCTGACAGGCTTTGAAATTACGATAACGATTACTGTTacagtaatattttctaaggTGTTTAAAGgtaagtatatacatatttaatttcactgtTTATTTAAGACAGTTCAAACTATTTggatttaagataaaaattacttttctgtgTAAGTTGTGCTCACTTCATAGGTGTCATTGACCTAAAGTAAACGGACTTGATAACTTAAGGgcagttaaatttataaaaatagattccGAAACTTATGTTCAGTAATGTACATtgattaaatacaaaagttttttattatattttaatataattaaatcgatttatttCCAGCCTGTGGAAGAAAAATGGCATCCATACCTCCATCGGCGTTTTCTTCTGCACGCATCCGTGAAACACAACGTGAAATGCAGATTTCCAATATCAAGAAAGGGAATGAGCCGACGAAATATTTCCATAGAAAAcgtaaataagaaatacatttgTGTTAAAGTTTgatcattcaaataaaataatatcatcattctaGTGATGGAGCTGTCGCCGctgaaatataatagtaaactGATGAACAGCATCTGGGGATTCTACAACCGCTACTCGCCGCACAACGTGAAGAAAATCAACGATGCCATGCCTTTCAATGCGGAATTGCAGCAGTAAGTTGTTATATACGTCTAGTTTTactaatgtttaattttaaggttCACATTACTGTTATTagatttaattcaaacatCTAAATTTtgtacagatttttttttttgtatttaaaaccatTCTTAACCGAAATCTTAAAAGAGATTTTTGGCAAATAGAATgacgtaattaataatgtcCCTGAATAACATTATCACAACGAATATTGACGTCATCACTGACGTTTTCAATTTCAAACGTGTACAACTTGTTTACTAGTACAAATACGTCATTTTCTATTGTTATTTACAGAATTTATAGTACGACGTAGTTATTAATATGCGCGCCATCTGTCCACAAATTATTGTAACCGGAAGCTAAACATAATAAGCGTCATCTAGTGGCAAACAGTGCATGTAGcgattaaaaaagttaaaatatccATATCTGACCactagtaattatttatttagcattTTCATCCCAATCAACTATagtgtttatttcataatcatTCAAATAAAGCCCTATCGAATgagcaaaaatatatgactcaTTCACAAAACCAACACTGATAAAAAACTGATGATTttgattactatttttattctagGAAAGAAACACATTGTACTCTTATCTGCTATGCAAAAGAAGATCAAGTAATATACTACCTATACTGATAGTTGTGACTTGTATAATTCCAGGTCTGCTGGCAATTTCCCCAACAAGAGTGAACCAGTGATCACTCTGCCTACATCATCACTCGACAATGTGTGGGCGTCGATTAATGTTTCACAAtctcattaaaactattattatctttattattttactagttAAGttctaatttgaaaaaaaggaataataatttaaattttatgattattctTGTTTATATCTAATGCATGATAAATTGttctgaatatataataaatcaatgatTTCCTTAagcaatgttatatttataaaagaaggAGGTTAATTTGCAATAAGaacttattactaaaatattctttctattattttgttgtcatAAGCAGAAGactcgttttatattttacagcaACATTTGAGTctcttaaaaacaaaaccacttaaatataaaccttCACAGCATTGGTTCGTGAGAATTCTTTTGTCCTCAAAACAATCCCATCTCCTCATAGTATCTAGAATTCTAGATAGATTATAAAAGCTGCTGTTCTGAAGGTACTTACCATAACTACTTTCTACTTTCATGGACACTATTTGTCGAGAATACTTAGCCTCAgtttttccatatatttttaaaaaaacatactaatGGATTATTTCAGCTGATCTTGTAACTTATACTCTGATGGCCTAATTATGTCAAATCAGGATTGTATTTTTTGGGGGTAAACaacaattaagattttaagATTCTGACCCACCTGTACCTGTCTATCAATACACAAtaacaagaatattttttcgttagAGCATTTTTCCAAGATATTAATTctgtaaatttatgttttggtTGTATGTAAGTAAAGATTTGGTATAAACACATGGTAATATAACTTTGAAATTGGCAGTTTTTGTGTTAATTGGTTAAATCCATttcattattacaaaacaacataaaaatatatacatattttattcttttcgtTCCCTTgtaggtaatattaaaaattaaatcaatgcTCCATGTGACTAGTTTTTAACACATCCAATCCAGTTTGATTTATAAGAACTATACTGGACTTTTGCTTGTGATCAAGacttatacataaaaacaacaaagctAAAACGATGAATCCAATAATAAGCAATGCTACATCACAATACAAATATGGCCATTTATTATCTAACACTATATCTACAAATTAACATtactgtaaaatttaattgctagctaatctatttttatagaaaagcTCGCACCGCAGGAACAACCAATATCAGCATTAGGATTTTGTACAACTCTAAAAGCAGATCGTATAAGTTCCGTGTGATAATCAATGGTAGATCcctttatatattctaaagaAGTCTCATCAACTACTACTTTCACTCCTTCCTTTTCAAAGattctgaaattataaatttaaatatacccaCTATTAGTGAAGATTTCACATACACATTAGTTatggaattattataattatatctatttcttttatttgatgtCTTAGGAttgaaatatagaataatcgtatttatagaaatcaatattcaatatgtgaaaattaatattgaataaaaactacACTTATCAACATTATAATGGTGCGATTAATGATTAATGAAATTGACAAGCAATACTTGTAACCTTATTTGATACTACTAAAAGAATACAGAAATTATAGTTGTATCGGAATAAGTTAGTTTTCTACAAACAAATAAccaccatatatatatctttatactgatgtaaaaatagatttcgaaatataaaaccgttttttatgtatgtactgTTGAACGATATTTACAGTTACATGAGATGTGATTTTGATACTTGAATAGTCATTAAAGTCAATAcacaatttaataacaaatagctATTGTATATACTAACTTATCGTCCTCCGTGATCTTATCATCTAAATCgaatttgtattgaaatccCGAACATCCACCGCTTTCTACGCAGAGCCTCAAAAATTGATTTCCTTCACATAACTGCTTTAATTTCTGTACACAGGTTTCACTTAGAGCAATAGCATTTTGAGAGGTATTGCTACTTTGAGAtgacatatatttacaatagtaAATGTATCCCGGCCGTATAGACCGCCAGgtctttaaaaacattgtgaAAAACTAGAATTACCGTCTTCTTACACCATAAAACGCTCAGACGTTTTTTGctgtgattattttatatttgtaataaaatgtcaaagtcaaaatataaaatattatctaaaagTTGTCACTAGtgttaatgtttttacggTTCTGGATACAAGTCCTTTTGAgcctaaaaaataataaaactgtcaCTAGTGACCGGCTTAGGGTAGCCATCTCAAGAACTTTTCcttaaaggtattttttaattatacatataatataaatgtcatatatGTACCAACACTAAAAACTAGAAAAAATCAATGGTGaacttattaaagaaaaatactttgaaCCTTATTTTGCATAAATACTTGTTTGTCTCTTTATTACTTGTTGCaaacattcataatttaacatttctgGAAAATTATGGCAGTCTGtggatgaaatataattttaaaaatttgtcatTAATAGTAGATAAgacaaacaacaacaaaattaaaaaaatatctgcgTATTATAACCCcacaaacatgtttatttacaaaaaaaaaaaaaaaaataaataaacttgttCAGAACAAATACACAGATATCTAATATGAGCCCAGCAGACTTTTGCTGAGCACTTTCAACTTACCCCTCCGCCGAAAAGGGCAATTATGGGACACgcaataagtaaattaaataattaattggcTTGCCTTCATCTGTTTTAGATGTTGAATGATCTTATCAGTTAAGTGGAGGTAGCCTAGCACCAATAATTTGATTGCCAGTAAAACCAATAATGCAACTTTTAGAAACCATGTCAGTTTAACGTAGAAGTGAgcattttgaaacaaattacAGCCTTCTCTTCCttaagaaaacttaaaaacttttcaCATTACAACCAAACATGTCTGACGATTCTAGGTCTTCCTGAGCCTTAACCTTGATCATTTTGGCAATTTAACAGCTAAGTTGAACCAAAACATTTCTTTCACTATTAAATCctacgttaaaaaaattgtagctAAACTCACTGATATACCCTTCCGTTTCCTGCCCGAATATAAACCCACTATCTCGGTCTTATTCCTCCTCCTGTTCTCGAAATAGTCTCTAAATACATCAGATCAGAACCCATACCAGTATAAATCAATTGCTGATACATCGTTAAAGAAAaaagttcttttttttaataatgatcattcctataattattgtatatgtacacaatttttttttttgcattttctaCACATTTGAcatattaatcatatataattgatCATACGTTAATAAGTTCCGTCATAAGCATAACCTGAAGCAACAGCAAGAATTAcgtagataaataatttttaaattgttcttaaactttatgtacattt
Protein-coding sequences here:
- the LOC116771363 gene encoding uncharacterized protein LOC116771363; protein product: MVLSYDFNLFSPTCRYPSLTGFEITITITVTVIFSKVFKACGRKMASIPPSAFSSARIRETQREMQISNIKKGNEPTKYFHRKLMELSPLKYNSKLMNSIWGFYNRYSPHNVKKINDAMPFNAELQQSAGNFPNKSEPVITLPTSSLDNVWASINVSQSH
- the LOC116771364 gene encoding iron-sulfur cluster assembly 2 homolog, mitochondrial, producing the protein MFLKTWRSIRPGYIYYCKYMSSQSSNTSQNAIALSETCVQKLKQLCEGNQFLRLCVESGGCSGFQYKFDLDDKITEDDKIFEKEGVKVVVDETSLEYIKGSTIDYHTELIRSAFRVVQNPNADIGCSCGASFSIKID